The DNA window TGAGCATTATCTCTCATAATTGAGATTTTGCAATGGCAATTATTGTTTATACGCATTAATTCTTTTTTCTTTGGAGCATGTTTCGATCCTTTTTGTGGTTTTTATCAATACTGCACAGCCAACAAGCTCGTAATATGATAAATGGCATAATCTTCATATAGAAAATTCGCGAGGCCCCCGGGGTAAACAGTGGTTGCCAGGGTTTTACAGTTGACGCAGGATTTCTAACAGCCCAGTCTGCAAATGTGCCGGTTCTGACGCGGACCGGAAATGGTTCATCATCAGGGCAAAGCTGAACTCTGCGCCAGATGTCCCCTTGACATAACCGGTGTAGGAACGCACCCCGGACATGGCACCACCTTTCCAGCGGACGGCTCCGTCCGCCGAGACCAGCAGGGATTCACGATAAAACTCTCCATGCGGCCCCTGACGCGCCAGATGCTGCAAGCGGGCGAGGTCGAGCGGCCGGATGAAATCCGCGCGGGCCAGGCCGCAGCCGTCCTCCATGCGCAGGCCTTCAAAAGCCAGGCCGCGTGCCAGCCAGTGGTCTCTCACCACTTCATCCGGCGGTTTTCCATCCGTCAGGCCTAACAAACGATACAGACATTCGGTTTCGTGGTTGTCCGAAGTGGCATGGATGCTGGTGATGATGTCAAGAAGCGGTGGGGATTCATGGGTATGCAGCACCTCCAGGGCTTCGGGGATGGCCCCGGAGGCCGAAGTCTCCGCAGCACCTTCCACAATAATGCCGGCATTCAACAGCAAGGCCCGCAGATGATGCGCTGCATACTGCTCAGGATCGGGTACGGCACCCGTCACGGCAAAGCCAGTCGAGCCCAGCGGCACGGTGCCGCGCAGATGAATGACACCCGTGCGCTCGCCGCCATAAATGACCACGCCATCCCCGGATTCGGCGCTGCCGGTGATCATTTCGTTGATCCATCGGATGCCTGGCACCTCTGGACTGGCACCGAGGAAGGCGGCCTTTGTACCCTCTTCATCCCCCGCGCGGAAGCGAGCGGTGAAACGGTTGTGATTCAAATTCAGGCCCGCCACGCCGCTGCCGTAGCCGTTGCCGATGTCGCCCCAGTTCCAGAAGTCATCGTAGAGTGAACCCTGCAGCAGGCGGCCATCACCGATGATGCGGCCCGTGATGCGCTGGAGCCCCTTTTCCAGCAGCAGGGCAACCCAGGCTTCCAAGTCTTCCAGCGAGAGGGTGGGATCGGCGCCGCCTTCGATGACCAGGTCTCCAGTCAGGATGCCATCAAGAATGGGAGCTGTTGATTTCAACAGGGTCTGAAGACGATGCTCCGGACCCCAGATCTCCAGGGCGGTGGCCGTGGTGACGGTTTTTAAAGTGGAGGCAGGAATGAAGGCCGTGCGGCTGTTCTGTTCAAAGACAACTTCCCCGTCTGCATCCAGGAGACAAAAGCCAATGGCCGTGCCGCTCAAGGCCGGATTCTGTGCCGCTTCTTCAAACAGGCGCACCAGCTCTGGATAAGGCGGCGGGACAACAAGAACAGGCGCATCCTGGCGGCCCAGCAGAAAGAGCAGGGCCGTTACCGCCGCTAACAAAAAGCATATCAGCGCATTCTTCACGGTGTGAGGATCATT is part of the Prosthecobacter sp. SYSU 5D2 genome and encodes:
- the dacB gene encoding D-alanyl-D-alanine carboxypeptidase/D-alanyl-D-alanine-endopeptidase; its protein translation is MKNALICFLLAAVTALLFLLGRQDAPVLVVPPPYPELVRLFEEAAQNPALSGTAIGFCLLDADGEVVFEQNSRTAFIPASTLKTVTTATALEIWGPEHRLQTLLKSTAPILDGILTGDLVIEGGADPTLSLEDLEAWVALLLEKGLQRITGRIIGDGRLLQGSLYDDFWNWGDIGNGYGSGVAGLNLNHNRFTARFRAGDEEGTKAAFLGASPEVPGIRWINEMITGSAESGDGVVIYGGERTGVIHLRGTVPLGSTGFAVTGAVPDPEQYAAHHLRALLLNAGIIVEGAAETSASGAIPEALEVLHTHESPPLLDIITSIHATSDNHETECLYRLLGLTDGKPPDEVVRDHWLARGLAFEGLRMEDGCGLARADFIRPLDLARLQHLARQGPHGEFYRESLLVSADGAVRWKGGAMSGVRSYTGYVKGTSGAEFSFALMMNHFRSASEPAHLQTGLLEILRQL